actgactgactgataaGAATTCTCTACAGTGTATTGATTTATTCGATTGTCAGGCTAGGGCTGATAGTGCCCGTGCGTTCAATCCCCTGGCACGTCCCGTGGCCGAGGCTGTCGAGCGGCTGTACAATCAGGTGCTGCACGCCACCATTGAGGATGCGCGCCAGAGGCTGCCACACCTCAACGACAGCGAGGCCATCGATAAGCAGTACTTTGAGGATTTGGATACGACTCTGAGCAACGAGGATTACTACAGCACGGCGTACTACATCTTTGCATGGATCAACAGCCAACTGATGGCCCAGCAGCGTCCCGACAAGCTGCTCCTCGAAGTCCTGCCCGGCGAGAAGACAGCCATAAGGAATTTCTTCCTCAAAGTGCGACCACCGTTGGAAAGTTATCTGCATCGCAGCCATCAAACGCGGCCCGAGCTGATAACCAATGTCACGCGCTGGGCAGGCGAACAGCAGGACTCGGTGGTCATGTCCTACATTGAGTTTCCACGCAGTCTGCAGGCGCAGCTGCCAGAACTGCAGCTGATGGACTACACAAAGCTGGCCAAAGCGTTGATCGAGGGTGTGGCCACGGGCATTTGGGGATCGCTTTAGAGCAGTTTGTATAAAGAATTACAATTAAAGTAAAGAGATTAAAGATTAAAGTACAGAGATTAAAAATGGATCATTAGAGAGATTCATTAAAATGGGAATTGTTTTAAgggaattaattaaatatttgaaactcgatttttcatacatttaattaaatatttatcgtaattccattcatttataaaaaatcgaattgaacatttctgttaatttaaatgcatttcttAAATcgaattatacatttttgagcttttaaatattttcttaaattgaattgtatatatttaataattgaGTTCATTCCTTAAGCTTATTTATAAACTTAAGCTTATTATAAATTCCTCGCCTGACATACTGATGTTAAACAAACTCTTTTTATCTTAATGTAACCTTTAATTGATTCAAAAAATGATCATTTAGCCTCGATGagtttggaaaaaaaaacatcctAATT
The sequence above is a segment of the Drosophila subobscura isolate 14011-0131.10 chromosome U, UCBerk_Dsub_1.0, whole genome shotgun sequence genome. Coding sequences within it:
- the LOC117901260 gene encoding uncharacterized protein LOC117901260 — protein: MSIQLPLSCDCGNMSRSERSLLLLLISIAGCGLGLICVARADSARAFNPLARPVAEAVERLYNQVLHATIEDARQRLPHLNDSEAIDKQYFEDLDTTLSNEDYYSTAYYIFAWINSQLMAQQRPDKLLLEVLPGEKTAIRNFFLKVRPPLESYLHRSHQTRPELITNVTRWAGEQQDSVVMSYIEFPRSLQAQLPELQLMDYTKLAKALIEGVATGIWGSL